The Punica granatum isolate Tunisia-2019 chromosome 4, ASM765513v2, whole genome shotgun sequence sequence gagaggggaggggAAGAATACCTCTTCGAGTGGagatggggttgcgaagctgaGTAGGAGCCGATCttaaagaagaggaagaggtaGGCAGAGTCATGGAGATGGGGCCCTGTACTATGGTAGAGCCAGGAACCCTCTCCTTTGGTCACAGAGGTTGTCTACCTCCGTGAATCTCTCATGAAAAAGCCTATATGAAACTGTGATGCAGACCCACGACTTGGTTCCTTCTCCGTTGTCGCTAATCGGCTGGAGATGGGAGGAAAATATGTCGGTGGGGTTTCCGCAGCTTCCTTTACTGACAAGGGTTTCGAGGGAGATGCTACCTTTCCCGTTCGACTGAGGCTTTGTGGTGCCCTACAGTTCTCATTATGCATCTTGGGTAGTCTTTATAATGTTATCAGATCTTGATACTTGCTGctaattgttttatttatgtaaGATGGTGTACTGAAATGCATGATAGTTACTCCATATTGTTTATTTGTGTAGATGGCTTGCTAAATACAATAGCTGTGATGGTGAAAGTCCAAACACTCTTTCAATCGAAAAGCATAGTGAAGTTCTTAATCTTTTACTGGCCTTGGAATTTGCATTATCTGAAACCCTTGTTTTCGTAGTCCATGTAATTTGTCagaattcaataataataggTGCTTGAATTCTCTGTTGGGactcttcattttttttttcttgtaatgGTGAAAGTTTATTAATAATACTTAGTGCGCGCATTCTCTATGACACTTTTCTTTTTGCGTGTGTTTCTGCAGTTAATTCAGAGTTGATGATAGTACTGAttaaatttttcttgaaatcTATAAATTACAGTAGAGCACCTGAATTGAAATACTTGATGGTCGAAGTGCATATATTTCAGAACAATGGTCCTGTATAAGGCAACACAAAAATCAAACAGTGAGTGCCATTCACATAGTATATACTGAGTTAGATGCTTCTGTTGATGCAGCTTCAACGTTCCCTGGAAAAACTACAAAAGCAAGCAACGATCAGGTAACTTAAACTACCAAATTTTTTCAAGGCAGCATGAAAtagtaaaatttaataaactgATAATTTTACCTCTTTCTGAGCCCCTTTCTGCTGTCTTCCTCTCTATCAGCTTCTGTGGGAACTGGGCTTGAGCTGTGAAGCCAAAAGAGAACAATTGAATAACACAGTGAGTTGCATCTCTTATACTTACATGACTTAGTTAGCTGACAAAAAAGGTTGGAGACGTAGCTTCAACCTTCTCTGTAACCACATCAAAATACAACAACAATGATGTCGGCTAACCAGCCAAAGATTTCTTATAAAGCAGtgttgtgaatgaaaaaacaGAATAACAGATGTACTTAAGTCTCTCTCAATCTCAACCCCTGCttcgttttttcttttttgtttcaatctCTGCATGAATCCGTGTTGATAATTCTGTCTTCATGGCTTCTTTTCACCTCAACCTCGACCTTGGTCTTCTTTTTGTTTGTTGTTTGAACAAAATTTTGCTTTCTTTATCCGTAAAATCTttcgaaaataaataattcaaatGAGATGAATGAAATAGCCATAGTTTTCGTGCTATCTAAGCGAAGATAACTGGAAAGTCCTCCCCATGCAACCCTCTGCCTTCCGTTCAACTGAAACATTGCCCTTGCATTCacgcaaaaaaataaaataaaataataataataataataataaaatacttatatatatatatatagattattataCTCTTGGCAGGTTGTATTGAGCAGCCTACAATGACTAATTTTATGTTACTAATCAAACAAAAGACTTACTGAAACTTCTAACGTTTCTCCTCAGGTCTCTTCTCCGTGAGGCCATAGTAGTGTAGAAAATTAAATCCTCCgggcctatatatatatatatatatgagatgcAGCTTGACAGGTGGAGCACATGTAAAACGGAAGAATGTATAGTTTTATCTTTGTCAGCTCTTACTTTTATTGTACATGATATATATCATGAAGCTAAATATTAATCTCtaattttttccaaaaaataaagagaattttatttttttcctttttctatttgCATTATTTTATGTTGAGGGAGCCAGCTTGAGAATAGAATTGGAATTCCGACTCTCCGTGAGGAAGCTCGAAACTTTTAGTCGTACACGATTTTTTGTAGATTCTTTGTAGATTTGTTGAAGGGAACATATATGTTTTCAaaactaaaattttcaattcttttttttttagaaaaaaagtcAAGAGAGATCAGAGAACCCTGAGGGACGAGACTCTTGCACATGCCCTCCACTCTACCGGCCGAGACTGTCGCACATGCCCTCCACTCCACCGGCCGagattgtcggtgggtgaccAGTGACCTCACTAGTGGGATGAGGAAGGCGGTAGGGCTGTGGAAAATATCCTGATAACTGAACCGTCCTGCAAACTGTTCCGTTCTGAAACGAAAATGACCGAATTAATCGGCTACGAGAAATATTCAGTTCGAGATTTCAAAGTGAAAATCGGTTACGGAACGATTACcatgcgtttgttttcggagttaaagttaaGAATTGGtgattgtgattttgattgtagaagaaaacaaaaataaatttgccTGTTTGTGGGGTCCACAAACCTGTCTCTCCCCTTGCCCCCCACCACACCCCAAGCCGTGCAGAATAGTTCTTAGTTTGACTTAATAGCCTCAGTGAGAGGCCCCTATCCAATGTTCTTCTGATCTTGAGACACATCGCCGCCTCCCCCACTTTCTTCCTTCTCTGATCTACATCCTTTAAGCTTTAATTCGCGAATCTGTCGGTTCTACCGCACGATCCCTATCATGTACGAACGCGTGAAGTCGCATAGTCCCCCCTGCAGAATTCGGTCGCCAGTGGAATCAGTGGACAGCCGTCGAATTTTGTCGAGCCCCTACCAGTGGGTGTTACGGTATAAGAGGCGTCTTCATCTGAAGCCACTTCCATATCGAAGTGAAAGGTACTTTCTTCCACCAATTTCAAGTTACATTCTGTGATTTTCCACCATTTTTATGCCGGGTTGAGGATAGTTCTTCGCCCATGCTGTTGGTCGAAGTACCTGATGATTTTTGGTCGATTTCGGTTTGATTGCTTTCTGTGTACATTTGTGCGGTGGATTTTGTTGTTGCTGTTGGTCAATTTGTCGATTTCGGCTGCTTTGGATTGGAATACTGATATGTTTTGCATTAATCTGTTTTGCTGAAACTTTCCTCGTTGCATTACGTAATCGTATTGCAAATGCAATATGGAATGCGGAAACAAGAGGAAACCGGTAATATTGgaatgaatggaaggtattgataattaattataatgggattgtatgtttaataatatatgggacccaccagtttgacttttgaaatgtgtgttttgttgtgtagtgtattgagttaaagttaaagttaaaatcttaaaccacgactttgaaaacaaatgGGCTAACCGTTTTTAAGATTAGAGAACCACAGTTAACTGTTTCGTCccaatgtatatatttataatatatatatattatatatgaaacttgaaaactttaatttaatagaaGGTCAAAAAGTGAGGTAAAGAGtataaaatttctaatttcaatttttttttatgtaaatctTGGTGTCCGAAAATGTAATGGGCCCCAATTAATCTAGTAAATTCGAGTTGGCCcactaaaaagtaaaactcttccagcgtgaattttctccattcacaagactcgaacacGATATCTTACTTAAATGGAACAAACACGTTGGTTCTAATTCCAATTTTTGATGGACTCTTTTTTAACTTCCTATTTATTGCTGAATGTCGtttaactatttttttaaaaaaatgtttgCGGTATGTGGATAAATGAAACCCGATGAAATcataaatttagattttcttAAAAAGGTTTTTCAATATTAGTTTGCTTAACTGAATCGTTTTTTAGAtgattttcttcttctaatTCTATTTTGATTAAGATTAATAAAATTCTTATCCAGAAAATCAGCACTGTTACTTTACATGCTAAAAACCATACCGAACCTTCCCATGCCCACCCAAGAATGCGATCACTTGCTGCCTTTGCTTCATTGtgattgcttttttttttattattattattattagaaatGGGTGACCGGTTACACGTGCTCCAACTAGTCACccaggaaaaatgaaaaattgagtCAGATGACGCGAAGTTATTTTATGTGAAAGGGAAGAAACTCTATTTTGTAGATGCGTGGCGCGACCATCGCATCTAGTAGCATTATATTTTACACAAGATATGAAACCAGGTCCCATTATGAGACTTGGGGCGAGTGGGGACATTTTCCCTACTTGccacttattttatttttatttttatgagttttttttttaaatttccttTACTTAGTGTTTGTCGAATCAAATTTGGAGAATAAAGTACCACGTAATCCGGTCGATTCATTAGGTACTAGATAGTCCGCTCCACCTATTGGCTAAATGATCCCGTTGTTATAGTCGGACTATTATTTCCTAAAACTTCTTTCCCAACTTCTATTTAgattatacaatatataattacagGTCTCATTATGGGACCTATGGGCGAgtatagatatttttttttaaatttccccCTTTATTTAGTGTTTTCGAATTCCATCGAATAAGGTACCGCGCAATCTAGTGCACCGATTAGGTCAAATGACTTGATCATCATAGTCGAACTATTTATTTCCacatttaaaagaaaaaaagatttcttaaaaatttctcACTTTCTTCTTTGTTCACGAATTCTACCCGAATAAGGTATTAGATAATCCGGTAAACCCGTTTGATCAAATGATCCGATTGTTATAGTCGGATATAAAGATTAGGGTAtaagtaattttctttttgaattttaaattacGAGTGAagaatcttttcttttttctaataagTGAATGAGGAATCATTTCATCTCTCCGTTGACTGGTTTTTCTAAATTCCTTCTTTTGTCTAGTGTTTTTAAACCCAATCGATAAATCAGCATGTAATGaggtaatttattaatatcaCTTTCATTTAACAAATTATTTGAGGTAAT is a genomic window containing:
- the LOC116205813 gene encoding uncharacterized protein LOC116205813 isoform X2, whose protein sequence is MGGKYVGGVSAASFTDKGFEGDATFPVRLRLCGALQFSLCILASTFPGKTTKASNDQLLWELGLSCEAKREQLNNTNSVASGISGQPSNFVEPLPVGVTV
- the LOC116205813 gene encoding uncharacterized protein LOC116205813 isoform X1; the encoded protein is MGGKYVGGVSAASFTDKGFEGDATFPVRLRLCGALQFSLCILASTFPGKTTKASNDQLLWELGLSCEAKREQLNNTKKSQERSENPEGRDSCTCPPLYRPRLSHMPSTPPAEIVGG
- the LOC116205813 gene encoding uncharacterized protein LOC116205813 isoform X4, whose translation is MGGKYVGGVSAASFTDKGFEGDATFPVRLRLCGALQFSLCILASTFPGKTTKASNDQLLWELGLSCEAKREQLNNTVSSP
- the LOC116205813 gene encoding uncharacterized protein LOC116205813 isoform X3, producing the protein MHLGWLAKYNSCDGESPNTLSIEKHTSTFPGKTTKASNDQLLWELGLSCEAKREQLNNTKKSQERSENPEGRDSCTCPPLYRPRLSHMPSTPPAEIVGG